The genomic DNA ATCCAAGTAACAGCAAGCCTACAACATGAACTGGAATTCTGAAAGAAACCAGTGACAGAATGAAAACCAAACTCATGAAAAATTCAAATTCTTGAAGCACTGCCAACATCTAACCAACTGATAAGCCATCAGCAAAACCACTTGCTGCTGGAATCTTAAATACATATTTTATTGCTTTTTTGGTAGTGAAAAATAGTAGTAGATCCTCTGTATATATTATTCACTCAAAATTGTTGTCTTGATCTCAACCATCAGCAAATTCATAACCCTTTACAATCTTGCCCATGGGCCACAATCTTCCTCTACCTCATCCTTGTCCATGATCCCTTCCCCATCATTGTAAGACCCTCTCCACCTCCATGTTCAACTAGGAAGCCTCACCCCTTCCCTCCTTTCCCGTCTTTATCATCATTCACAAGCTCCTCTTTGCACTCCATCAAATGCATGCTTTGCCTCGCTCTTTGCCCTCAACCTCAAGGGCCACCTATTCCCTCCACCATCAAATGAGAACCCTACCCTCCACCCTCTGTGATCATCCACAAGCCCTCCTTTGTGAATAAGAGTTGATATCAAAGAAGAGGGAAAATATTTCCCCCTGTATTCATTCATTACAAAAAATGATTTTCActgtaaaaaaattatataacaaACATTTTATACTAACACAACATTGCATGCAAGATAATCAAACCAAGTCCTAAAGTAAATTAATAGATATATATCCTTTACACATGAATTTCCTAGGTTATTTGGACGACAAAGATGATGGGTAAACTTTATAGTGTGACTATAGAGAAGGTGTGCAGTCACAAAGCTACAGTCGGGAGATGCGATGTATATTTGATGAGACATAATATTTCTCCCTATGGTATCCAAAAATGAGTGATAATTTAATTACTCAGAAATGCTCAATAAAGTAAGCATAATGAAGAAACAACCTGAAGCATCTGAGAGATTGAATACAAGTTATCATGTCAAATCtaataaaaaaaaaggcaaaGAGAACAGTTTCGCAGAACATAAGCAACAGTGCAGTTGCACAATCTTAGCCAATTCAATGAATTTCATGTTTTCTGACCACAAACCAGTGGACTGTAAACCAAGTTCGAGCTTCGTATCGAACATTTAACCAAGGTAAGAAAACAACCGCACTAAGGACACAAAAGAAGGGCAGAAATAATATAAGAACAGAAACTGTGATACACTGCTAAAGACTAAGGGGAAAGTAGATGAACACGTTCAATGCAATGTGGTAGTATATAAATCTTGCCTCATGACACTAATACCCTGTGAATCATTCCTTGTGTCCAAACAGCAGTTTCCTTCAATTGGTCATTGTCCGACTGAATACACTCTCCCAGTAAATCAACATGAAAACTGTGGTCCTTCAACAGGACTTTTGTGTTCGGACCAAGAGCATCTGCAAGATCTCCTAACACTGCAACTGCAGCTTTGGTTACCTCCTCATCCCTGGAAAAAAGAACCAAATCTGAGGTCATCTTTAGATGTTGCAAAAAAGAAGAATATTAATTGTAGGGGACTATCCTACCTGTACTTATCACTAACGACAGTTTCAATGAACTTCAAAAGAGGGTTAGCATGAGGAAGCATCAGTGCTGCCTTAGAGCTTTTGAATCCCTGAAGGATACCAGAGTAAGCCTCAAAAATGCCACGTCGAAGTTGATTACCATATTCTTGCATATCGTCATCATTGGGACTCAACTCAGAGCAGTGGTCTGCAGCTCCTTGCAGCATGGGGATCACATAAGGAATATACTTCTCAAAGTGCTCACCAATTGCAAGAGCAATATCTCCAAAAGATGAAAATATAGGATGCTTGACAGATCGATGCAGAACAGGATCTGATAGGTTCTTCAGAAGTTGACTCATAATACCATCACAATAAGGAAGAATCTTATCATCTAATGCTCTGCAGATGTCGCCTACAACACCTACCGATATTGAGCAGACTTGATACTCCTCAAAATTCTGCAAACCCATCTCTAAATACTTGTAAAACTCTTGGATGTACTTAACAAATTGAGGCCCTGTAGCATAAGCAAGGGCACCAACAGCAAGCATCGCTTCTTCATGCACAGTAGAACTACGGCAAGAAAAAACTTGTAGAAATAAGACCATCATCTGATCAGCATATTGGTTTATTATGGAACTCGTCTCATCTGAGTTACTCAATTTCTGTATTATTACTTGAAGTACACCACAAAGCAGGGCTTGCAGATCACTCTGCTCTTCTCTGTCATCGGATGATACAATCCGTAGCTCCAAAGTTTTACCTAATCTATTCATTATTTCCATGAGGAGTTGCATGACCATGTTTGAAGTTTCACGTAGGTTGCTGCATCGGACTAACTCATTTAGTGTTTCATAAGCAGAAGAACGAAGCCTGGGATTGCTTGTGTCTACACGATCAGCTGTAGATAAGAGAGCTGTAACAATATCACCAAGATAAGGTGTGAGGATTGATGAACTACAATCTTCACCTTCATAACCCTGCACAAGAAAATAAAGGGCTCCACAAACTTTTTCAGCCACATTTGGAACATCTCTTATGCTTTCCAATAAAACAGACATGACCCGTGGAAGGGTTGCAGCAGTTAAAACTGAATATTCACTACTAGCAGAATGCAGGAACTCAAATATCCTACCAAGGGTCCATGCAGTTGTGTCCTTGACATGACTATTCTGGTCCTTCATTACATTCAACAAGAACTCAAGTCCAGAATGAATAAGGGGTGCAAGTTTCTCAATAGATGGACCTTCAAGAATTGAACCAAATGCAAAAGTAGCTCCCTCACGGCACCTCCAGTCACCCTTTGTTATATTACTCTCGACAAACGGCATCACAAGGGGAACAATTGCATCTCCAACAGTTCTTGCAATGAGTCCAAGACAAGTCCCCCCAGCCATAGACAAATTCCAGACACCATCTTCCTGGTCCTGATCCTCCTCTTGCTTTACCAGTGTTTCTAACATTAAAGGCACAAGCATAGGAAGTGCTTGATTAATGAAATTGGAATGTGGAGAATTACCAGTATCATATTCTTCACTTTCCTCTTGAATATGAATTTCTTCATCACAAATTGAGCTCCAAAATTCAATGGCTTGAAGAGCAACAGGCTCCTCATCTCGTCTCACTGCATTCGCAGTTAAAGTAAAAAGAGTCTGCATATATGGCTCGAGGTAACCATAATATGTAGAAGCTATTGAAACAAGACACTCGAGAGTTGCTTGTCTGATTTCTGGTTCTTTAGCCATAGCAATCTCACATACAACTTTCATGATAAAACTCCTCTCTGTTTCATTTTCAAAGTTGGCCTGAGCAAAATCTAGAGCATTATAGAGAGCCTTGACAGCTGCAAGACGGACTTCAGAATTATTTTCAATTTGGTTCATGCCTTGCACAACAGCTGTCAGGACAGCATTTACTTGTTCCTGCTCCAGATCTTCAGGTGATATCTCCTCGCAAACATAGCCCAATGCTTCCAATGTTGCTTGCTTTAATGGAGCAGAGGAATCTGGCTGAGTCATGTTGTTCAGGAGCTTAACTATAAGCTCCTGCCATTCACGTCGAGGTATCTCAATGGATGCAATCTTAGCAATGACTTGACAAGAGGTGTGTCGTGCTTCAGGAACCAATGATCCAAGTGTCTGCACCAAGGACTCTTTCACTTGGGATTTGATAGACAGATCCACACTGACCCAACGCTGAGTAAGTTCTTCCCTACAAACAACATCCTTTGCATCCAAAGAATTTTTCAGTATAATACCAGCAAGTCTTCGAGATTCAGGAGGCTTTTGTTCATTTGATAATTCAGTTGATAATGAATGGATGAAAAGAGGAGGATTGTGTTGCTGAAACTGCTTAAGATTTTCTTCTGCAACAGTTCGAATCTGCCCATCTGCAGATTGAGCTGCCAACAGAACCTGTGTAATCTCCATCGCCATGTTCAAGGCACTAAAGaacaaaaaacaaacaaacagaaAACAAGATAATGAGTAAAGTAAGCAACTTAATCCAGTGCTTATCCATAATCTACCAGGAGAAGATTATCTAACACGTAAGaacaaacttaacttaattatgtTGATGTATGTCCATCTAAAATTACAACAAATTATTCAGCAAATGATATTTTACTTGTCTTTATGTTTAACAACGAAGTTGATAGAAAACAATTAGAATTTTATATGTCCACATAAAAGCTGTAATTTCAAATGCAATCTAAAAGTATGCATGACCTGTTAGTACCAACAATCACCGTTAAGTAACAAAATAACAAACAAAGAAAACATCAGTTTtgctaaaaaaggaaaaaaaaaaaaaagttcctaATTCATATCTTCTAAGCCTAGAAGACCAGTGAAAACTTAATGAACAAAATAGATTACTTGCACAAAAGAGTCTGATTAAGACAT from Zingiber officinale cultivar Zhangliang chromosome 4A, Zo_v1.1, whole genome shotgun sequence includes the following:
- the LOC121971441 gene encoding importin subunit beta-1-like, with the translated sequence MAMEITQVLLAAQSADGQIRTVAEENLKQFQQHNPPLFIHSLSTELSNEQKPPESRRLAGIILKNSLDAKDVVCREELTQRWVSVDLSIKSQVKESLVQTLGSLVPEARHTSCQVIAKIASIEIPRREWQELIVKLLNNMTQPDSSAPLKQATLEALGYVCEEISPEDLEQEQVNAVLTAVVQGMNQIENNSEVRLAAVKALYNALDFAQANFENETERSFIMKVVCEIAMAKEPEIRQATLECLVSIASTYYGYLEPYMQTLFTLTANAVRRDEEPVALQAIEFWSSICDEEIHIQEESEEYDTGNSPHSNFINQALPMLVPLMLETLVKQEEDQDQEDGVWNLSMAGGTCLGLIARTVGDAIVPLVMPFVESNITKGDWRCREGATFAFGSILEGPSIEKLAPLIHSGLEFLLNVMKDQNSHVKDTTAWTLGRIFEFLHSASSEYSVLTAATLPRVMSVLLESIRDVPNVAEKVCGALYFLVQGYEGEDCSSSILTPYLGDIVTALLSTADRVDTSNPRLRSSAYETLNELVRCSNLRETSNMVMQLLMEIMNRLGKTLELRIVSSDDREEQSDLQALLCGVLQVIIQKLSNSDETSSIINQYADQMMVLFLQVFSCRSSTVHEEAMLAVGALAYATGPQFVKYIQEFYKYLEMGLQNFEEYQVCSISVGVVGDICRALDDKILPYCDGIMSQLLKNLSDPVLHRSVKHPIFSSFGDIALAIGEHFEKYIPYVIPMLQGAADHCSELSPNDDDMQEYGNQLRRGIFEAYSGILQGFKSSKAALMLPHANPLLKFIETVVSDKYRDEEVTKAAVAVLGDLADALGPNTKVLLKDHSFHVDLLGECIQSDNDQLKETAVWTQGMIHRVLVS